In Streptomyces qaidamensis, one DNA window encodes the following:
- a CDS encoding ATP-binding protein translates to MRTTRTAPPCARTVTLRTGVTGARGDRIPRLPEPVADDAEGGRGLRIVDAYADYWGLTRAPAGAKTLWAELGGRDPGAAGEGRDRGLS, encoded by the coding sequence TTGCGTACGACCCGTACGGCCCCGCCCTGCGCCCGGACCGTCACGCTCCGTACCGGGGTCACCGGCGCCCGGGGCGACCGGATCCCACGGCTCCCGGAGCCGGTGGCGGACGACGCCGAGGGAGGCAGGGGCCTGCGCATCGTCGACGCGTACGCGGACTACTGGGGCCTGACGCGGGCACCGGCCGGTGCGAAAACGCTGTGGGCAGAACTCGGCGGTCGCGACCCGGGAGCGGCGGGGGAGGGGCGGGATCGCGGCCTGTCGTGA
- a CDS encoding DUF397 domain-containing protein translates to MLLRDSKNRNDARLAFTCDAWSEFVEFAAGR, encoded by the coding sequence ATCCTCCTCCGCGACTCCAAGAACAGGAACGACGCCCGGTTGGCGTTCACTTGCGACGCCTGGTCCGAGTTCGTGGAGTTCGCGGCGGGGCGTTGA
- a CDS encoding ATP-binding protein translates to MAQARPSMQELIRQRTRAGFVGRGAERALFRLNFDTAPHDERHRFRFHVQGNAGVGKTFLLREFEQIAREQGALTAYVDDSTGSVPETMAEISRQFASQGARLKELDRLLAAHRERRQEAELAALTALDTESEATGPSAGGRVAARAGMVAAGMVPVVGPLAGMLDEDQLARSADRLRAGLAARFRSHEDLQLVLAPERVLTPVLLRELMEAPAPWIALFLDTYERTGAYLDAWLHETMTTDRHGAMPATTVVVTAGQTSLERSRWGGLADFVAVMPLAPFTEPEARGLLAAKGVTAEPVVSEVLRLSGGLPVLVSTLAESRPTDPGDVGDPSATAVERFLKWERDPVRRAAALSCALPRWLDGDVFRAVANCPDEDADTVYDWLRSLPFVADRDGERWRYHDVVRAPMLRAERRRSPRGWAARHRGLAQVFGGWREEAEQAAADPWADGTWRDLRLAETYHLLCTGDREAVPAALRDCVRACAVDEVTARQWAQALTDAGRDAEAEGAADWGSDLTAALADGGVTTALALLLRRAGFDPRTRALAHTARGSALRHGGAHEEALAEYDRALALDPGLAHAYRSRAMTKGELGDYEGALTDLDEALSLHPEDARGRAIRGDYLRIEDRYDEALRDLDEAIRLDPGTHIAWASRGAIRFNRGDPEAALADLTQALELEPDYPWALTRRARVWRVLGQPDRQLADLDHAVSLNPDWPWSRCERGDALRTAGRDEEAVADLDIAIALDPAYVSAYASRGESLARLGRHAEALADLSRAVGMRPGYVWALCRRAVLHAVTGRWEEARADVERVRELNSEMLGRLPDTDRAVLAPLLAG, encoded by the coding sequence ATGGCCCAGGCGCGACCGTCGATGCAGGAGCTGATCCGGCAGCGCACCCGGGCCGGATTCGTCGGCCGGGGCGCCGAACGGGCCCTGTTCCGGCTGAACTTCGACACCGCCCCGCACGACGAACGCCACCGCTTCCGCTTCCACGTGCAGGGCAACGCCGGCGTCGGAAAGACGTTCCTGCTGCGGGAGTTCGAGCAGATCGCCCGTGAACAGGGCGCGTTGACGGCGTACGTCGACGACAGCACGGGCAGCGTGCCGGAAACGATGGCGGAGATCAGTCGTCAGTTCGCCTCCCAGGGAGCGCGGTTGAAGGAGCTCGACCGGCTGCTCGCCGCCCACCGCGAACGCCGGCAGGAGGCGGAGCTGGCTGCGCTGACGGCGCTGGACACGGAGTCGGAGGCCACCGGACCGTCGGCCGGCGGGCGGGTGGCGGCACGGGCCGGGATGGTGGCCGCCGGGATGGTGCCGGTGGTCGGCCCGCTGGCGGGGATGCTGGACGAGGACCAACTCGCGCGCTCGGCGGACCGACTGCGCGCCGGACTGGCCGCTCGCTTCCGCAGCCACGAGGACCTGCAACTGGTCCTCGCCCCCGAACGGGTGCTCACACCGGTGCTCCTGCGCGAGCTGATGGAAGCCCCGGCCCCGTGGATCGCCCTTTTCCTGGACACGTACGAGCGGACGGGCGCGTACCTGGACGCCTGGCTGCACGAGACGATGACGACCGACCGCCACGGCGCCATGCCCGCCACGACGGTGGTGGTCACGGCGGGCCAGACATCTCTGGAGCGGTCCCGCTGGGGCGGCTTGGCGGACTTCGTGGCCGTCATGCCCCTGGCCCCCTTCACGGAGCCGGAGGCACGCGGCTTGCTGGCCGCCAAGGGCGTGACCGCCGAACCGGTCGTGTCCGAGGTCCTGCGCCTGAGCGGTGGCCTCCCCGTCTTGGTCTCCACCCTCGCCGAGTCCCGCCCCACCGACCCCGGCGACGTGGGCGACCCGAGCGCGACGGCGGTGGAGCGATTCCTGAAGTGGGAGCGCGACCCGGTGCGCCGAGCCGCCGCGCTCTCCTGTGCCCTCCCGAGGTGGCTGGACGGGGACGTGTTCCGGGCGGTGGCCAACTGCCCGGACGAGGACGCTGACACGGTCTACGACTGGCTGCGGTCGCTGCCGTTCGTAGCCGACCGGGACGGCGAACGGTGGCGCTACCACGATGTCGTACGGGCGCCGATGCTGCGGGCGGAGCGGCGCCGCTCCCCGCGCGGATGGGCGGCGCGGCACCGGGGACTGGCGCAGGTGTTCGGGGGCTGGCGGGAGGAGGCCGAACAGGCCGCTGCCGATCCCTGGGCGGACGGGACCTGGCGGGACCTGCGCCTGGCCGAGACGTACCACCTGCTCTGCACGGGCGACAGGGAGGCGGTCCCGGCCGCACTGCGGGACTGCGTACGGGCATGCGCCGTCGACGAGGTGACGGCCCGGCAGTGGGCACAGGCCCTGACGGACGCCGGCCGCGACGCGGAGGCCGAGGGGGCGGCCGACTGGGGCAGCGACCTCACCGCGGCCCTCGCCGACGGCGGCGTCACGACGGCCCTGGCACTGCTCCTGCGACGTGCGGGCTTCGACCCCAGGACCCGTGCCCTGGCGCATACGGCCCGAGGCAGCGCCCTGCGGCACGGCGGCGCGCACGAGGAGGCGCTCGCCGAGTACGACAGGGCGCTGGCGCTGGACCCCGGTCTCGCCCACGCGTATCGCAGCCGCGCCATGACCAAGGGCGAACTGGGGGACTACGAGGGTGCGTTGACGGACCTCGACGAGGCGTTGTCACTGCACCCCGAGGACGCGCGGGGCCGCGCGATCCGCGGCGACTACCTGCGCATCGAGGACCGCTACGACGAGGCTCTGCGGGACCTCGACGAAGCGATCCGGCTCGACCCCGGGACGCACATCGCGTGGGCGTCACGCGGAGCGATCCGTTTCAACAGAGGCGATCCCGAGGCGGCGCTGGCCGACCTGACCCAGGCCCTGGAACTCGAACCGGACTATCCGTGGGCGCTCACCCGCAGGGCCCGGGTGTGGCGGGTACTGGGCCAGCCCGATCGCCAGTTGGCCGACCTCGACCACGCGGTTTCACTGAACCCGGACTGGCCCTGGAGCCGCTGCGAACGGGGCGACGCTCTCCGGACCGCGGGCCGGGACGAGGAGGCGGTGGCCGACCTGGACATCGCGATCGCTCTGGACCCCGCATACGTGTCCGCGTACGCGAGCCGGGGGGAGTCCCTGGCTCGACTGGGCCGCCACGCGGAGGCCCTGGCGGACCTGAGCCGGGCGGTGGGAATGCGTCCGGGATACGTCTGGGCACTGTGCCGCCGGGCTGTGCTGCACGCCGTGACGGGGCGATGGGAAGAGGCCCGTGCGGATGTGGAGCGTGTCAGGGAACTGAATTCCGAGATGCTGGGACGGCTTCCTGATACCGACCGCGCGGTACTGGCTCCGCTTCTCGCCGGGTGA
- a CDS encoding DUF2165 domain-containing protein has product MATSTPRGTLSLAATLLTASVALYMALVAFGNITDFGTNQQFVRHVLAMDTTFKDEDLMWRAVTSRGLQDAAYVAIIVWETVAALVLIYGSWLWARREDPRARRMSTYGLLMVMLLFGAGFIGIGGEWFSMWQSEDWNGLDAATRVFLFSGVVLIVNQLPAPRAQTPAS; this is encoded by the coding sequence ATGGCCACCTCCACACCACGCGGCACACTGTCGCTCGCCGCCACCCTGCTCACCGCCTCCGTCGCCCTCTACATGGCGCTCGTCGCGTTCGGGAACATCACCGACTTCGGGACCAACCAGCAGTTCGTCCGGCACGTGCTGGCCATGGACACCACGTTCAAGGACGAGGACCTGATGTGGCGGGCCGTCACGAGCCGGGGGCTGCAGGACGCCGCCTACGTCGCGATCATCGTCTGGGAGACCGTCGCCGCGCTGGTCCTCATATACGGGAGCTGGCTGTGGGCCAGACGCGAAGACCCGCGCGCCCGGCGGATGTCCACGTACGGGCTGCTGATGGTGATGCTGCTGTTCGGGGCCGGGTTCATCGGCATCGGCGGCGAGTGGTTCTCGATGTGGCAGTCGGAGGACTGGAACGGGCTGGACGCCGCGACGCGCGTCTTCCTGTTCAGCGGGGTCGTGCTGATCGTCAACCAGCTGCCGGCCCCGCGGGCTCAGACGCCCGCCTCCTGA
- a CDS encoding glycosyltransferase family 2 protein translates to MVVEPTIACVVPCHNEEAAVGKVVRDLRAALPEAVVYVYDNASTDRTVEVAREAGAIVRQETRKGKGNVIRRAFADVDADALLIIDGDDTYDASRARDLVDLLFEGPYDQVVGARRVTVDGAYRAGHAVGNKVLTGAVRSLFGNDVTDMLSGYRVFSRRFVKSFPALAREFETETEMTIHALHLRLPTAEVLTDYRVRPAGGESKLRTYRDGWRILRVILDLARRERPSLVHTVIAGVLALVSLVLGIPVIADFVETGTVPRVPTAILAAAIMTIAALVLLVGYILESLMHMRQEQTRLVHLSYPAPVRTPRYAARGAGTGPVPVRKTARHTP, encoded by the coding sequence GTGGTCGTGGAACCGACGATCGCGTGTGTCGTGCCGTGCCACAACGAGGAGGCGGCCGTCGGCAAGGTGGTGCGCGACCTGCGCGCGGCCCTCCCCGAGGCCGTCGTCTACGTGTACGACAACGCCTCCACCGACCGCACCGTCGAGGTCGCCCGGGAGGCCGGGGCGATCGTCCGGCAAGAGACCCGCAAGGGCAAGGGCAACGTCATCCGCCGCGCCTTCGCCGACGTCGACGCCGACGCGCTGCTCATCATCGACGGCGACGACACCTACGACGCCTCCCGCGCCCGCGACCTGGTGGACCTGCTCTTCGAGGGACCGTACGACCAGGTCGTCGGCGCCCGCCGGGTGACGGTCGACGGGGCCTACCGGGCCGGGCACGCCGTCGGGAACAAAGTGCTCACCGGGGCGGTGCGGTCCCTGTTCGGCAACGACGTGACCGACATGCTCAGCGGCTACCGGGTCTTCTCGCGGCGCTTCGTGAAGTCCTTCCCGGCGCTCGCCCGCGAGTTCGAGACCGAGACCGAGATGACCATCCACGCGCTGCACCTGCGGCTGCCCACCGCGGAGGTCCTGACGGACTACCGGGTCCGGCCCGCCGGCGGCGAGAGCAAGCTGCGCACCTACCGGGACGGCTGGCGCATCCTGCGGGTCATCCTCGACCTGGCGCGGCGCGAACGCCCCTCGCTGGTCCACACCGTGATCGCGGGCGTCCTCGCCCTGGTCTCCCTCGTCCTCGGCATCCCCGTCATCGCCGACTTCGTCGAGACGGGCACCGTGCCGCGGGTCCCCACGGCGATCCTCGCCGCCGCGATCATGACCATCGCCGCGCTCGTGCTGCTCGTGGGCTACATCCTCGAATCGCTCATGCACATGCGCCAGGAGCAGACCCGCCTGGTGCACCTCTCCTACCCGGCCCCGGTGCGCACCCCGCGCTACGCCGCCCGCGGCGCCGGCACGGGCCCGGTCCCGGTCCGCAAGACCGCCCGGCACACCCCCTGA